GTCGGTGAGCAGCAGAACGTCCTTGCCGAGCCCGGCGCCCTTGATCGCGCCGGTGACCGCGAGCATCTCGCGCATCCCGGGCCCGCCCTTCGGCCCCTCGTACCGGATGACCACGACATCCCCGGCCTTGAGCGAACCGTCCGCGACCGCGTCCATCGCGCCGCGCTCGCCGTCGAAGACGCGCGCGGTGCCCTCGAACACGTCGGAGTCGAAGCCCGCGCTCTTCACGACCGCGCCCTCCGGCGCCAGCGAGCCGCGCAGGATGGTGATCCCGCCGGTGCCGTGGATCGGCTGGTCGAGCGCCCGGATGATCGTGCCGTCGACGTCCGGCGGGGCGATGTCCGCGAGGTTCTCGGCCATCGTCTTGCCGGTCACGGTGAGGCAGTCGCCATGCAGCAGGCCGGCGTCCAGCAACGCCCGCAGGACGACTGGGATACCGCCGACCCGGTCGACGTCCGTCATCACGTACCGACCGAATGGCTTCAGGTCGCCCAGGTGCGGGACCTTGTCGCCGACCCGGTTGAAGTCGTCGAGGGTGAGCGCGACCTCGGCCTCGCGCGCGATCGCGAGCAGGTGCAGTACGGCGTTCGTCGAGCCGCCGAGCGCCATCACCACGGCGATCGCGTTCTCGAACGCCTCCTTGGTGAGGATCTGCCGCGCGGTGATGCCCTGCTGGAGGAGCCCGACCACGGCCTCGCCGGACTTGCGGGCGAACCCGTCGCGCCGGCGGTCCACCGCGGGCGGCGCCGCCGACCCGGGCAGCGACATGCCGAGCGCCTCAGCCGCGGAGGCCATCGTGTTCGCGGTGTACATGCCGCCGCAGGCGCCCTCGCCCGGGCAGATCGCGCGCTCGACGGCGTCGACCTCCTCGCGGGTGATCAGGCCGCGCGCGCAGGCGCCGACGGCCTCGAACGCGTCGATGATCGTCACGTCCTTGTCACCGAGCCGCCCGGGCATGATCGACCCGGCGTACAGGAAGACGCTGGCCAGGTCGAGGCGCGCGGCGGCCATCAGCATTCCGGGCAGCGACTTGTCGCAGCCCGCCAGCAGCACCGAGCCGTCCAGCCGCTCGGCCTCCATCACGGTCTCGACGGAGTCGGCGATGATCTCGCGGCTGACGAGCGAGTAGTGCATCCCGACGTGGCCCATCGAGATGCCGTCGGAGACGCTGATCGTGCCGAACTCCAGCGGGTAGCCACTGGCCGCGTGCACGCCGTCCTTGACCGCCTTCGCGAGCCGGTCCAGGGACAGGTTGCACGGGGTGATCTCGTTCCAGCTGGACGCGACGCCGATCTGCGGCTTGGCCCAGTCGTCGTCCCCCATCCCGACGGCCCGCAACATCCCCCGCGAGGCGGTCGCTTCCAGTCCGTCGGTCACCGTCCGGCTGCGCGGCTTGATGTCAGTCATGGTCCGACTGTATGCCTGTCGTCAGCGCCGGTACTCCTCCGCGAACGCTTCGAGCGGATCGCCGCCGTAGGCCCACGGCAGGGTGCCGACCCGGTTGAACATGGCGTCCGCCGACGCTCTCCCCTCGTCCCGGTGCTTCTTCAGCAGGTAGGCGAAGTAGTTGTGGGCGTCCAGGTCGGGAGCCTCGGGCGCACGCCCCGGCTGCAGCCATTTCTCCCGTGCCGCGATCAGCGGATCCGTCCAGGTGTTGGCCAGCTTCGTCGCCGCGGCGACCTTCTTCATCGCGCTCGCGTCGGTGAAGCCGAACACGTGCAGCCGGGCCTCGGCGACCGCTTTGCCCAGTACTCCGACCAGCACGCTGCCCGGCGCCGCCTGGTCCGCCGTCTCGGCGCCGAAGGCAAGCATCTCCTCGATGGTGGTCCCGTACCACTTCGGCGCGATCGCGTGCACCTTGTTGCCGTGCGCGGCGTAGCTCGTGGGGTGCCGGGCGATCGCCTCCTGGAACAGCTCCTCGTGCCTGTCCAGGTCGGCACCGAGCCCGATCGCCACCCACTGGTAGACCGTCCAGGGCGTCGGGTCGTCGGGAGCCACCTCGATCGCTGCCTCGACCACCTCGCGTGCGGTGCGCAGGATGTCGTGGAAGGTCCGGAACTGCTGGTCGGACACCATGGACGCGACGTACCCGGTGCGTACCTCCCAGCCCTCGAGCACCAGCGTCTGCGCCAACCAGACCAGCAGGTCGGGATCCCGGCCACCGACGTCCTCGAGCCTGGCCTCGAGCTGCTCCGACCGCCCCTTGGCCGCTTCGGCCAGGCCGGCGTTCCAGATTCCACGCCGGTCGCCGTTTTGCTCTTTCAGCCCGGCCAGAGCGGTGTCGAAGCCGCCCGCTTCAACGGCCGCCACGGCGGCGTCCAGCTCACGGTCGACCCAGGTCCGGCCGAGGATCAGGCCGTCGGTCGGCGACAGGCGCTTCTTCCGCGTGAAGATTCCCATCGCAGGATCCTAGGGCGGAGGTTCTGCTTCGCCGGCCCGTTCTGCAGCTTGCTGCAAACCCGTTGACGCGTTGGGGTTTCAGGCCAGCCGGAACTGCTTCGACGCGACCGCCTGGCGGACCTCGGCCGCGGTCTGCTCCGCGTCCATTGCGCTGGTGTCGATCACATGCCGCTCGAGCTCGCCGAGTTCCTTGAACGCGTCGTACAGGCCGGTGATCGCCTCGACGTCCTTCAGCTCCGTGTCCGGTCGTTGCTGGGCACGGGCCAGCGTCGTCTCGAGGTCGGGGCGCAGGACGACGTACGAGATCGGCAGTTGCTCGCGCTCCGCGGCGACGCGGAACGGCTTGAGGAACCACGGGCCGATGATCCCGTCGACGACGATGAGGTAGCCCCCGCGCGCGTAGGTCGTGGCGGTCGCGACGATCGCGTCGACGACGACCTCGTTCTGCTTCTGCGCGCCCGGCATGTACGGCGGGACGAAGCCGGTCTTGATCGCGCGGTAGTACAGGTCGGTCGTCAGGTGCACGGCCGGCCCGGCGGCATCGGTCGCGACCAGCGCGGCCACGGTCGTCTTGCCCGACCCGGGCGAGCCGGTCAGCAGGATCACTTCCCCAGTCATGCTGGGACGCTAGCGGTTGGTTCCCCTGAGCAACAGTCCTTTCAGCCGCCCGCGACCTTGTGCGATCAGCCGCCCGCGACGCTCGGCAGGACCAGCAGCTCGGCGCCGTCCGGCAGCTTGGTGTCCAGGCCGTCGAGATCGCGGACGTTGTCGTTGCCGAGGTAGACGTTGACGTGCCGGCGCAGCGCGCCCTGCTCGTCGGTCAGCCTGCGCCGGAGCGCGGGGTGCTGGCGCTCCAGCTGTGCGAACGCCTCACCGACCGTCGACGCCTCCTCGATCGCGACCTTCTCGCTGCCACCGGCGAACGGCTGCAGCACCGTCGGCAGCTTCACCCGGACCGTCACAGCACGGCCGCGCGAACCGTGAGGACGTCGGGCAGGTGCCGGGCGACCTCGGTCCAGCTGTCGCCCGCGTCGGCGCTCGCGTAGACGCAGCCGTCGCGCGTCCCGACGTACACACCGGCCAGCGTACCGGCGTCGGTGCAGAGCGCGTCCCGCAGCACCGGCGCGTACGACGGGACGTCGGGCAGCCCCTTGGTCAGCGCCTCCCAGGTCGCGCCGGCGTCTTTGGACCGATAGACCCGGCACTTGGCGTCGGTCGGAATCCTGTTGCCGTCGGCCACCAACGGGAAGACGTACACGGTCTCCGGCTCGTGCGGATGGACGGCGATCGGGAAGCCGAAGTCCGAGGGCAGGCCGTCGGCGATCGACTTCCAGATCGCGCCGCCGTCGTCGGAGCGGTAGACGCCGTGGTGGTTCTGCGCGAACAGCCGGTCCGGCATCGCCGGGTGGCCGGCCAGCTTGTGCACGCACTGGCCGAACTCCGGGTCCGGGTCGGGCATGAAGTAGGCCTTGATCCCGTGGTTGGCCGGCGACCAGCTCTGCCCGCCGTCGTCGGTCTGGTAGACGCCGCCGGTCGACATCGCGACGCTCACCCGGTCGGGGTCGGTCGGGTGCGGCAGCACGGTGTGGATCGCCTGCCCGCCGAAGCCGGCGCCCCAGTCCTTGCGGTGCGGGTGGTCCCAGAGGCCGCGGACCAGCTCGAAGGTGACGCCGCCGTCGGTAGACTTCCACAACGACGAGGGCTGCGCGCCGGCGTACACGACCTTCGGTTGGTCGCTCGGCGCCGGCTGGATCTGCCAGACGCGCTCGACCGAGGCGCCGGCGTCCTTCGGGAAGCCGATCGAGCCCTCCGGCGGCTCGGCCCAGGTCTGCCCGAGGTCGTCGGAGTGGAAGACGGCCGGGCCCCAGTGCTCGCTGGTCCCACCGGCGAACATGCGTGGCCGGTCACCGCGGGTGTCGACGCCGACGGAGTAGATCCCCTGCATCTCGAAGTGCGGCCCGTCGAGCGTCCACAGGTGACGCTCGGCGTCGCTGCGCCCGATCCAGAGTCCCTTCTTGGTCCCGATCAGCAGTACGGCCTCGGACATCGTCGTCCTCCAGTTCTCCCCGCGGCGCCTTCGCCGCCAGTTGTCGGCGCCGTTGCTCCGCCTGGTCAGCGCGGGGCCCCGGCACCTGTAGTTATCGCGGCGGCCCCGCCACCACGTTGATCAAGGGTTCGTTGTTCACGTACCGGTCGAGCTGGGCTTTGACGAGTCGCGCCACCCGCGGCGGGAACGCCGTCGAGGCACCGCCACGGTGCGGGATGATCAGCACGTTCGGCGCCGACCACAGCGGGTGCCCTTCCGGCAACGGCTCGGGATCGGTCACGTCGAGCGCGGCGCGAATCCGCTGCGTGTTCAGCGCGGCGACCAGGTCGTCCGTGTTCACCACAACGCCGCGGGCCACGTTGACCAGCAGAGCGCCGTCCTTCATCCGGCCCAGGAACTCCGCGTCCACCAGGCCCTTCGTCTCAGCGGTCGCCGGCGTCAGCAGTACGACGACGTCGGCCCGCGGCAGCAGCTCCGGCAGCTCGGCAATCGGGTGCACACCGTCTCTCGGGCGGCGGGCAACCCGGATGATCTCGCACTCGAACCCGGCCAGCCGCCGCTCCAGCGCCTCCCCGATCGACCCGTACCCGAGGATCAGCACGGTCCGGTCGGCGAGCGAGTCGTCGATCCCGGCCTCGGCCGGCCAGATCCCCTGCTGCTGGTTCGTGACGGCCGTCGGGATCCGCCGGTACGACGCCAGGATCAGCCCAACCGCCAGCTCGGCCGTCGACGCGTCGTGCACGCCACGCGCGTTGCACAGCGTCACGCCGTCGGGCAGGTGGGGCAGCACGTTCTCGAACCCGGCGGTCTGCGTCTGCACGACCTTCAGGTTCGGCATCTCCCGAATGGCCTCGACCACCTGCGAGCTGCCCATGTAACTGGGCACGTAGAACTCGACCTGGTCCGCCTCCGCGGGCAGCTCGCCACCGCCGTAGTACGTCGCCTCGACGCGCTCCGGCAGCCCGCCCAAAAAGGCCCGCGGGTCCTCCCACGGCAGCCATGTGTTCACCGAATCAGCCATACGCCGAACCTACTCGCCTCCACCGACACCAGGCGACCGCCCGGTGATGCCGACCAACCGTTCCAGCAAAGGCGCATCGTCGGCCACGCTCACCGGCGTACCCCACAACTCGGGCACCGGCGGCTCCTGCAGGAACCCGGCGACATGCTCGAAGCACGCCCGTACGGTCTCGTCGGGCAGGTCGACCTCCTGCCCGGTCGCCCGAGCCAGGTCCCACCCGTGCACGACCAGCTCGGTCAGCGCGATCCGTCCCCACTCGGCCTTGGTGAGCCCGAGTCCGGCCAGGTCCGACGTACCTTCCCACGCCTTCGGATCCGCCCACGCTTCTCCCAGTCGGTCGACCCTCGCGGCAAGCGTCTCCTGCCACCCCGGCTCGCCCACCACCAGCGGCTCTTCGACGGCCGGCCGCTCCTCCTCCGCCGCCGCGAACCCCCGCGCGCCCTCGTCCACGTGTGCGAGCAGGTCCGTCACCGTGTACTTGTCACACGGCGTCGGTCGACTCAGATCCTCCTGCGTGATCCCCGCCACCACCGCGGTCAGCGCGCGCCCGGCCGGCCTCAGATCGATCATCTGCTCCTCCTCGTCTCGCAGGCGACGTCGGACCCGGTAGCGGCGTCTCGACATCCGGTTGCAAAAAATTCT
The Kribbella italica DNA segment above includes these coding regions:
- a CDS encoding AAA family ATPase — translated: MTGEVILLTGSPGSGKTTVAALVATDAAGPAVHLTTDLYYRAIKTGFVPPYMPGAQKQNEVVVDAIVATATTYARGGYLIVVDGIIGPWFLKPFRVAAEREQLPISYVVLRPDLETTLARAQQRPDTELKDVEAITGLYDAFKELGELERHVIDTSAMDAEQTAAEVRQAVASKQFRLA
- a CDS encoding ubiquitin-like small modifier protein 1, which codes for MTVRVKLPTVLQPFAGGSEKVAIEEASTVGEAFAQLERQHPALRRRLTDEQGALRRHVNVYLGNDNVRDLDGLDTKLPDGAELLVLPSVAGG
- the ilvD gene encoding dihydroxy-acid dehydratase, with protein sequence MTDIKPRSRTVTDGLEATASRGMLRAVGMGDDDWAKPQIGVASSWNEITPCNLSLDRLAKAVKDGVHAASGYPLEFGTISVSDGISMGHVGMHYSLVSREIIADSVETVMEAERLDGSVLLAGCDKSLPGMLMAAARLDLASVFLYAGSIMPGRLGDKDVTIIDAFEAVGACARGLITREEVDAVERAICPGEGACGGMYTANTMASAAEALGMSLPGSAAPPAVDRRRDGFARKSGEAVVGLLQQGITARQILTKEAFENAIAVVMALGGSTNAVLHLLAIAREAEVALTLDDFNRVGDKVPHLGDLKPFGRYVMTDVDRVGGIPVVLRALLDAGLLHGDCLTVTGKTMAENLADIAPPDVDGTIIRALDQPIHGTGGITILRGSLAPEGAVVKSAGFDSDVFEGTARVFDGERGAMDAVADGSLKAGDVVVIRYEGPKGGPGMREMLAVTGAIKGAGLGKDVLLLTDGRFSGGTTGLCVGHVAPEAVDGGPIAFVRDGDRITLDVRNRTLELHVDADELERRSQGWAPKQPAITKGVLGKYVKLVGSASEGAVCI
- a CDS encoding 2-hydroxyacid dehydrogenase is translated as MADSVNTWLPWEDPRAFLGGLPERVEATYYGGGELPAEADQVEFYVPSYMGSSQVVEAIREMPNLKVVQTQTAGFENVLPHLPDGVTLCNARGVHDASTAELAVGLILASYRRIPTAVTNQQQGIWPAEAGIDDSLADRTVLILGYGSIGEALERRLAGFECEIIRVARRPRDGVHPIAELPELLPRADVVVLLTPATAETKGLVDAEFLGRMKDGALLVNVARGVVVNTDDLVAALNTQRIRAALDVTDPEPLPEGHPLWSAPNVLIIPHRGGASTAFPPRVARLVKAQLDRYVNNEPLINVVAGPPR
- a CDS encoding TIGR03086 family metal-binding protein, encoding MIDLRPAGRALTAVVAGITQEDLSRPTPCDKYTVTDLLAHVDEGARGFAAAEEERPAVEEPLVVGEPGWQETLAARVDRLGEAWADPKAWEGTSDLAGLGLTKAEWGRIALTELVVHGWDLARATGQEVDLPDETVRACFEHVAGFLQEPPVPELWGTPVSVADDAPLLERLVGITGRSPGVGGGE
- a CDS encoding WD40/YVTN/BNR-like repeat-containing protein; this encodes MSEAVLLIGTKKGLWIGRSDAERHLWTLDGPHFEMQGIYSVGVDTRGDRPRMFAGGTSEHWGPAVFHSDDLGQTWAEPPEGSIGFPKDAGASVERVWQIQPAPSDQPKVVYAGAQPSSLWKSTDGGVTFELVRGLWDHPHRKDWGAGFGGQAIHTVLPHPTDPDRVSVAMSTGGVYQTDDGGQSWSPANHGIKAYFMPDPDPEFGQCVHKLAGHPAMPDRLFAQNHHGVYRSDDGGAIWKSIADGLPSDFGFPIAVHPHEPETVYVFPLVADGNRIPTDAKCRVYRSKDAGATWEALTKGLPDVPSYAPVLRDALCTDAGTLAGVYVGTRDGCVYASADAGDSWTEVARHLPDVLTVRAAVL